The following proteins come from a genomic window of Pseudomonas putida:
- the trxB gene encoding thioredoxin-disulfide reductase yields the protein MSEVRHSRVIILGSGPAGYSAAVYAARANLKPLLITGMQAGGQLTTTTEVDNWPGDPHGLTGPALMQRMQEHAERFETEIVFDHINAVDLANKPFTLQGDSGKYTCDALIIATGASARYLGLPSEETFMGKGVSACATCDGFFYRNKPVAVVGGGNTAVEEALYLANIASKVTLVHRRETFRAEKILVDKLNARVAEGKIELKLNATLDEVLGDNMGVTGARLKNNDGSSDEIKVDGVFIAIGHTPNTSLFEGQLTLKDGYLVVNGGREGNATATNVEGVFAAGDVADHVYRQAITSAGAGCMAALDVERYLDGLANASF from the coding sequence ATGTCTGAAGTACGTCATTCGCGCGTCATCATTCTCGGTTCCGGCCCTGCCGGTTACAGCGCTGCGGTGTATGCCGCCCGTGCCAACCTCAAGCCGCTGCTGATTACCGGCATGCAGGCTGGTGGCCAGCTGACCACCACCACCGAAGTCGACAACTGGCCGGGCGACCCCCACGGCCTGACCGGCCCGGCCCTGATGCAGCGTATGCAAGAGCACGCCGAGCGTTTTGAAACCGAAATCGTCTTCGACCACATCAACGCTGTCGACCTGGCCAACAAGCCGTTCACCCTGCAGGGTGACAGCGGCAAGTACACCTGTGATGCGCTGATCATCGCCACTGGCGCCAGCGCTCGCTACCTGGGCCTGCCGTCGGAAGAAACCTTCATGGGCAAGGGTGTTTCGGCCTGTGCCACCTGTGACGGTTTCTTCTACCGCAACAAGCCGGTCGCCGTGGTGGGCGGTGGCAACACTGCCGTGGAAGAGGCACTGTACCTGGCCAACATCGCCAGCAAAGTGACCCTGGTACACCGTCGCGAGACCTTCCGCGCCGAGAAGATCCTGGTCGACAAACTGAACGCCCGTGTGGCCGAAGGCAAGATCGAGCTTAAGCTCAACGCCACCCTGGACGAAGTGCTGGGTGACAACATGGGCGTAACCGGTGCGCGTCTGAAGAACAACGACGGCAGCAGCGACGAAATCAAGGTCGACGGCGTGTTCATCGCCATTGGCCACACCCCGAACACTTCGCTGTTCGAAGGCCAGCTGACCTTGAAAGATGGCTACCTGGTGGTCAACGGCGGCCGCGAAGGCAATGCCACCGCTACCAACGTCGAGGGTGTGTTTGCCGCTGGCGACGTGGCTGACCACGTTTACCGCCAAGCCATCACGTCGGCCGGTGCGGGCTGCATGGCGGCGCTGGATGTCGAGCGCTACCTGGACGGTTTGGCCAACGCCTCGTTCTGA
- a CDS encoding DUF1631 family protein — MQKEGKVVALAAAIDQGGRTPLPCLPVLLLQVRDKAALQLRQGLQDLFDNADDTLFEMADKALDRGDQNLYFEAMRDLRLKRKSIERGFLDTFHDAFLRTGQVDLLANLAQPGNPRSKAQMERAAAIEGMVARVLSRDGIALQQLGLRLQALLDRPLYEQHNPLGPAALCRYFLDAGRNLGVGLRVKLVLLKLFERYVLRDVDVIYGEANQLLVAAGILPELQPAPRRRAEDRRMRARPGPANLGQEVGADAAGQAFFDSLQALLAPVRGQFAPRLHAVATAQPISTADLLRLLSHLQRYVPSTHEADDFELGQQLEQLLLRVSVRSGTRRRLGVADEDVINLVGLLFAFIHNDDNLPASLRALIARLHIPLLKVALLDKGLFSRGSHPARRLINEIAGAAIGWECGSEGQRDSLHLRVERIVQRLLNDFADDASLFAELLDDFLAFNQDERRRNELLEQRTRDAEEGRARALQARQQVQHVLNQRLRGRVLPQVVVQMLVQAWSQVLLLAWLKQGEASQAWRDALQTMDMLLVSITPPHEPQTLLQQVPALLKALRDGLASVALDAVATREFFLQLEQLHLRACAGKEALPAGEGQSLGDVLVAEEIVLAIAEEPACVPLHAAEGQAAALRQAQRLRIGTWVEALDEDEPLRCKLVARIDSSDRLVFANRTGMKVREWSSASLAQAFQRHEVRVLDDRLLFERALEAVLDSLRQGQAQ; from the coding sequence ATGCAAAAAGAAGGCAAGGTGGTGGCCTTGGCGGCAGCCATCGACCAAGGGGGGCGTACGCCTCTGCCTTGCCTTCCGGTCCTGTTGCTGCAGGTGCGCGACAAGGCCGCGTTGCAGTTGCGTCAGGGGCTGCAGGACTTGTTCGACAATGCCGATGACACGCTCTTCGAAATGGCCGACAAGGCCTTGGACCGCGGTGACCAAAACCTGTACTTCGAGGCCATGCGTGACCTGCGTCTGAAGCGCAAGAGCATCGAGCGTGGTTTTCTGGATACGTTCCATGATGCTTTCCTCCGAACCGGCCAGGTCGACTTGCTGGCAAACCTGGCCCAGCCGGGCAACCCGCGCAGCAAGGCTCAAATGGAGCGGGCCGCCGCCATTGAGGGCATGGTGGCGCGGGTGCTGTCACGCGATGGCATTGCCCTGCAGCAACTGGGTTTGCGCCTGCAGGCATTGCTCGACCGGCCCCTGTACGAGCAGCACAACCCATTGGGGCCTGCCGCGCTGTGTCGTTACTTCCTCGATGCCGGGCGGAATCTGGGCGTTGGCCTGCGGGTCAAGCTGGTGCTGCTGAAGCTGTTCGAGCGTTATGTGTTGCGCGATGTCGATGTGATCTATGGCGAAGCCAACCAGTTGCTGGTCGCTGCCGGCATACTGCCCGAACTGCAACCGGCGCCGCGCCGGCGTGCCGAAGACCGGCGCATGCGTGCGCGCCCAGGGCCGGCGAACCTTGGCCAGGAGGTGGGGGCGGACGCCGCAGGGCAGGCGTTTTTCGACTCGTTGCAGGCACTACTGGCGCCGGTACGCGGGCAGTTCGCTCCGCGGTTGCACGCGGTGGCTACCGCCCAGCCGATCAGTACCGCCGACCTGCTCCGGCTCCTTTCGCATTTGCAGCGCTACGTGCCCTCCACCCACGAGGCCGATGACTTCGAGCTCGGCCAGCAGCTTGAGCAACTGTTGTTGCGGGTGAGTGTGCGCAGCGGCACGCGTCGGCGCCTTGGAGTGGCTGACGAAGACGTGATCAACCTGGTTGGCTTGCTGTTCGCATTCATCCACAACGACGACAACCTGCCCGCCAGCCTGCGGGCGCTGATTGCGCGCCTTCATATTCCCCTGCTCAAGGTGGCATTACTGGACAAGGGGCTGTTCAGCCGGGGTAGCCATCCGGCGCGCCGGCTGATCAACGAAATCGCCGGCGCCGCGATTGGCTGGGAGTGCGGCAGCGAAGGCCAGCGTGACAGCTTGCATTTGCGGGTAGAGCGTATCGTCCAACGCCTGCTCAATGATTTTGCTGACGATGCAAGCCTGTTCGCCGAGCTGCTCGACGACTTCCTGGCATTCAATCAGGACGAACGGCGACGCAACGAGTTGCTGGAACAACGCACTCGCGACGCCGAAGAAGGCCGTGCCCGGGCACTGCAGGCCCGGCAGCAGGTGCAGCATGTGCTCAACCAGCGCCTGCGTGGTCGGGTATTGCCGCAGGTGGTGGTGCAAATGCTGGTGCAGGCCTGGAGCCAGGTACTGCTGTTGGCTTGGCTGAAGCAGGGCGAGGCCTCACAGGCCTGGCGCGACGCATTGCAGACGATGGACATGCTGCTGGTCAGCATCACGCCGCCGCATGAGCCGCAAACCTTGTTGCAGCAGGTGCCGGCCCTGCTCAAGGCGCTGCGCGATGGCCTGGCCAGCGTAGCCCTGGACGCGGTGGCGACCCGCGAGTTCTTCCTGCAACTGGAACAATTGCACCTGCGCGCCTGCGCAGGTAAAGAGGCGTTGCCGGCAGGTGAGGGCCAATCCTTGGGTGACGTGCTGGTGGCCGAAGAGATTGTGCTGGCGATTGCCGAAGAGCCCGCCTGCGTGCCCCTGCACGCTGCCGAGGGGCAGGCTGCAGCGCTGCGCCAGGCTCAACGCCTGCGCATCGGCACCTGGGTCGAGGCACTCGACGAGGATGAACCACTGCGCTGCAAGCTGGTCGCGCGCATCGACAGCAGCGATAGGCTGGTGTTCGCCAACCGCACCGGCATGAAAGTGCGCGAGTGGAGCAGCGCCAGCCTGGCCCAGGCATTTCAGCGGCACGAAGTGCGCGTGCTGGATGACCGCCTGTTGTTCGAGCGGGCGCTGGAGGCGGTACTTGATAGCTTGCGGCAAGGGCAGGCGCAATAG
- a CDS encoding carboxylating nicotinate-nucleotide diphosphorylase has protein sequence MPNLRLADLTAEIEANVRRALLEDIGSGDITAQLIPAERLAKATIITREDCVVAGTAWVDAVFRQLDPRVAVHWQVADGEQATANQPLFHLEGPARSLLSGERSALNFLQMLSGVATRARFLADLVAGTQVRLLDTRKTLPGLRLAQKYAVTCGGCDNHRIGLYDAFLIKENHIAASGGVAEAVAAAHRIAPGKPVEIEVESLDELHQALAAGADIIMLDELNLDEMREAVRITAGKAKLEASGGVNETTLRVIAETGVDYISIGAMTKDVKAVDLSMRLSL, from the coding sequence ATGCCGAACCTACGCCTTGCCGACCTGACCGCTGAAATTGAAGCCAACGTGCGCCGCGCGCTGTTGGAGGACATCGGCAGTGGCGATATCACCGCGCAACTGATCCCGGCCGAGCGCCTGGCCAAGGCGACCATCATCACCCGCGAAGACTGCGTGGTCGCCGGTACCGCCTGGGTCGATGCCGTGTTCCGCCAGCTCGACCCGCGCGTTGCTGTGCACTGGCAGGTGGCCGACGGTGAGCAGGCCACTGCCAATCAACCGTTGTTCCACCTGGAAGGCCCGGCCCGTTCGCTGCTCAGTGGTGAGCGCAGCGCACTGAACTTCCTGCAGATGCTGTCGGGGGTCGCCACCCGTGCGCGCTTCCTCGCCGACCTGGTAGCAGGCACCCAGGTGCGCCTGCTGGACACCCGCAAAACCCTGCCCGGCCTTCGCCTGGCGCAAAAGTACGCGGTTACCTGCGGTGGTTGCGACAACCACCGCATAGGCCTGTACGACGCCTTCCTGATCAAGGAAAACCACATCGCCGCCAGCGGCGGCGTAGCCGAGGCCGTGGCCGCAGCGCACCGCATTGCACCGGGCAAGCCGGTTGAAATCGAGGTCGAAAGCCTGGATGAACTGCACCAGGCGCTGGCCGCTGGCGCGGACATCATCATGCTCGACGAGCTGAACCTGGACGAAATGCGCGAAGCCGTGCGCATTACCGCTGGCAAAGCCAAGCTTGAAGCCAGCGGCGGCGTAAACGAAACGACTCTGCGGGTGATTGCCGAGACAGGGGTGGACTACATCTCGATTGGCGCCATGACCAAGGATGTGAAAGCGGTGGACCTGTCGATGCGACTGAGCCTGTGA
- the ampD gene encoding 1,6-anhydro-N-acetylmuramyl-L-alanine amidase AmpD has protein sequence MQLDRATGWFHGIGITHCPSPNFNTRPEGESISLLVIHNISLPPACFGTGKVQQFFQNRLAPDEHPYFASINHLTVSAHLFVERDGAVTQFVSLHDRAWHAGVSSFDGREGCNDFSIGIELEGTDDLPYTDAQYAVLEQLTRHIRDAWPAIDLNRIQGHSDIAPQRKTDPGPAFDWPRYRQALQHNEDKA, from the coding sequence ATGCAATTGGACCGTGCCACTGGCTGGTTCCACGGAATCGGAATCACCCACTGCCCCTCGCCGAACTTCAATACGCGCCCCGAAGGCGAATCGATTTCCCTGCTGGTGATCCACAACATCAGCCTGCCCCCGGCCTGTTTCGGCACGGGCAAGGTGCAGCAATTCTTCCAGAACCGCCTGGCCCCTGATGAACACCCGTATTTTGCCAGCATCAACCACCTGACCGTGTCGGCGCACCTGTTCGTCGAGCGTGACGGCGCGGTGACTCAGTTCGTGTCGTTGCATGACCGTGCTTGGCATGCGGGTGTGTCGAGCTTTGACGGGCGCGAAGGCTGTAACGACTTTTCCATCGGCATCGAACTGGAAGGCACCGACGACCTGCCCTATACCGATGCCCAGTATGCGGTGCTGGAACAACTCACCCGGCACATCCGCGATGCCTGGCCGGCCATCGACCTGAACCGCATTCAGGGCCACAGCGACATTGCCCCGCAGCGCAAGACTGACCCCGGCCCGGCCTTCGACTGGCCGCGCTACCGCCAGGCGCTGCAGCACAACGAGGACAAGGCATGA
- the cysZ gene encoding sulfate transporter CysZ — protein MQAPVLSGPQYLREGLKLVLSPNLRLFVLLPLAVNLLLFGGLIYFAGHQFGMWLDALMPTLPDWLSFLSYILWPLFVALLVLMVFFTFTLVANIIAAPFNGFLAEKVEVVVRGEDTFPAFSWGELAAMVPRTLSREMRKLGYFLPRAIGLFVLSLIPVVNVVAAPLWLIFGVWMMAIQYIDYPADNNKMSWQDMLAWLRQKRWQSLGFGGITYLALMIPGVNVLMMPAAVAGATLFWVRERS, from the coding sequence ATGCAAGCCCCTGTCCTCTCTGGCCCCCAATACTTGCGCGAAGGCCTGAAACTGGTGCTGAGCCCCAACCTACGGTTGTTCGTGCTGCTGCCACTGGCGGTCAACCTGTTGCTGTTCGGTGGCCTGATCTACTTCGCCGGCCACCAGTTCGGCATGTGGCTCGATGCCCTGATGCCCACGCTGCCTGACTGGCTGAGCTTCCTCAGCTACATCCTCTGGCCGCTGTTCGTTGCCTTGCTGGTGCTGATGGTGTTCTTCACCTTCACCTTGGTGGCCAATATCATTGCCGCGCCGTTCAACGGCTTTCTGGCGGAAAAGGTCGAGGTGGTAGTGCGTGGCGAAGACACCTTCCCAGCCTTCAGCTGGGGCGAACTGGCAGCCATGGTACCGCGCACCCTCAGCCGCGAAATGCGCAAGCTGGGCTACTTCCTGCCACGCGCCATCGGCCTGTTCGTCCTGTCGCTTATCCCGGTGGTCAACGTGGTGGCTGCGCCGCTGTGGCTGATCTTCGGCGTGTGGATGATGGCCATCCAGTACATCGACTACCCGGCGGACAACAACAAGATGAGCTGGCAGGACATGCTCGCCTGGCTGCGCCAGAAGCGCTGGCAGAGCCTGGGCTTTGGCGGCATCACCTACCTGGCGCTGATGATTCCGGGGGTGAACGTGCTGATGATGCCGGCGGCGGTGGCCGGGGCTACGCTGTTCTGGGTGCGGGAGCGGAGCTGA